AGGTCTCTCCTAAATTCTTGTTGTAGTTTTCCGGGGCAGAGGAATGGTGTACCCGGTGATGGGACGGAGTAATCAACATTTTTTCAAGAAATCCTAATCTTCCAATTAATTGGGTGTGTTGAATATAGGCCCAGCACTTGCCCAGCGAGTAAATTATTAAAAACATAAAGAATGGAAACCCGGCTAAAATAAGCGGAGCCCAGAAGAAGTAGCGATACACCGATTTCAAAACTCCAGCGCGCAATGCAACTGAAAGATTCATGAATTTTGAAGAATGGTGATTGACATGAATAGCCCAGAGAAACCTGACATGATGTTCGCTTAAATGCTTCAGATAAAATACAAAATCCCACGCGATAAAGCATAAAAGCCATACCCACCATTGATAACCTAACGCAAAAAAAGCAAAGCCGGACAGCTTGTAGAGAAAGTAGAGGGCTGCGGATTTAACCAATAAATCAAGTGCTAAACCAGCTACCGCCATTTTAAACGTACAACGGGTTTCCTCGCCATCATAGTAGTTTTCAATTCTATTCCTTGTAAGGTAATATTCCACGGCTACCCCAAGTACAAAAAGCGCTACGAGTGATGAAAGAAAGATTTCCATTATCAATTTATTTGCTGTTGGTCTGTTTTAAGGCTTGTTTGCCAGTGCAATAACTTCATCGAAATTAAAAAAAGGGCAGATGATTCCTTGGCAGGAATCAATAATCGGGGTATGATGTTTTGCGGAAAATGCTTCTTTGGTAATGGACCTGATAGCCGTGTAGCCCCATGAACAAAGTAGGTGGCAGGAAAATCCTTTTCATCGAAGTACCCGAAGGTATCAACCAGTTAAAGATCGTCCTGCGAATGCGGGTAATACCACAGGAAACCTGAAAGAATGCATTCCGTTACAGGACTATTTTCAGCGGATCAACTTCAGGAAAGGCCGCATGACCGTTCTTAGTGCCCGGCCATGAAGCTGGCCGGACAGAGTTCCGATTATACACACCGTAGGTCTCATGCAGGTTTTACTATATGTCCTGAATATGGAAATCCCGATGTTCAAAATCAGGTCTCTTTAATGTC
The Bacteroidia bacterium DNA segment above includes these coding regions:
- a CDS encoding sterol desaturase family protein, with protein sequence MEIFLSSLVALFVLGVAVEYYLTRNRIENYYDGEETRCTFKMAVAGLALDLLVKSAALYFLYKLSGFAFFALGYQWWVWLLCFIAWDFVFYLKHLSEHHVRFLWAIHVNHHSSKFMNLSVALRAGVLKSVYRYFFWAPLILAGFPFFMFLIIYSLGKCWAYIQHTQLIGRLGFLEKMLITPSHHRVHHSSAPENYNKNLGETLLIWDKMFGTFKEVKGELEYGIDEDIPNNDFLEATFHEMKKIFRDMKAQSSVKNKLKILFGKP